One window of the Leptospira koniambonensis genome contains the following:
- a CDS encoding cytochrome c oxidase subunit 3 family protein yields the protein MSTANHSGGFHHAHHFNSAEHQYESSKQGIWLFLVTEILMFGGLFVGYSIYHSLYPQVFHAGSKQLSVVLGALNTVVLLFSSFTMALGINYVQRGLRNKAIIALAVTIACAAIFMVVKFFEYTHKFHVGTVPGKYAYTEELSASGEKITKVGALLAEANKLSVVEREHKLHLDETEYEHLTLLEKTKNWPLFFGFYFVMSGIHGLHVLAGAFLIFWVLLKVIKNQVGPEYYTPVEGVGLFWHVVDLIWIYLFPLLYLVG from the coding sequence ATGAGTACCGCTAATCACTCGGGTGGTTTTCATCACGCGCATCATTTTAATAGCGCAGAGCATCAATATGAATCTTCTAAACAAGGGATCTGGTTATTCCTTGTTACAGAAATTCTAATGTTCGGTGGATTATTCGTAGGATATTCCATTTACCATTCTCTATACCCGCAAGTTTTCCATGCAGGAAGTAAGCAACTTTCCGTAGTTTTGGGAGCTTTAAACACAGTAGTTCTTCTATTCAGCTCATTCACCATGGCGCTTGGAATTAACTATGTGCAAAGAGGTCTTAGAAACAAAGCGATCATTGCTCTTGCAGTGACTATCGCTTGTGCTGCGATCTTCATGGTTGTAAAGTTTTTCGAATATACTCACAAGTTCCACGTGGGTACAGTTCCTGGAAAATACGCTTACACTGAAGAGTTAAGCGCTTCCGGTGAGAAGATAACTAAAGTTGGAGCACTACTTGCAGAAGCTAATAAACTTAGCGTAGTAGAAAGAGAACACAAACTTCACCTGGATGAAACTGAATACGAACACCTGACCCTTTTGGAAAAAACCAAAAACTGGCCTTTGTTCTTCGGATTCTATTTCGTAATGTCCGGTATTCACGGTCTGCACGTTCTTGCTGGTGCATTTTTGATCTTCTGGGTACTTTTGAAAGTGATCAAAAACCAAGTTGGTCCTGAATATTACACTCCTGTAGAAGGTGTGGGCTTGTTCTGGCACGTGGTAGACTTGATCTGGATTTACCTTTTCCCTCTTCTTTATTTGGTGGGATAA
- a CDS encoding CarD family transcriptional regulator, with protein sequence MAGKKKQSGYDHGVGDYVVYPIHGVGEITEISKKVILGKKKECYVMEIQGSKMKVMIPVDKAKQVGIRPIIDKKDIKKVINLLKKDEVDTEEDWKIRYQNNLNKIKSGSIFEVADVCRNLFRRANGKELSIMERKLYESAYNLVKMEVALSKGVSQEEAGNLVSDVLASTFAPGEKVPVAAVDIDEE encoded by the coding sequence TTGGCTGGCAAAAAGAAACAATCTGGCTACGATCATGGCGTAGGTGACTACGTCGTATATCCGATCCACGGGGTAGGTGAAATCACCGAAATCTCCAAAAAGGTTATCCTGGGAAAGAAAAAAGAGTGCTACGTAATGGAAATCCAGGGTAGCAAGATGAAGGTGATGATCCCGGTCGATAAAGCAAAGCAGGTCGGAATTCGACCGATTATCGACAAGAAGGATATCAAGAAAGTTATCAATCTACTCAAGAAAGACGAGGTCGATACTGAAGAGGACTGGAAGATCAGGTACCAAAACAACCTGAACAAAATAAAGTCCGGATCGATCTTCGAAGTGGCGGATGTGTGCAGGAATTTATTCCGCAGGGCAAACGGTAAAGAACTGTCTATCATGGAACGTAAATTGTACGAAAGTGCGTACAATCTAGTTAAGATGGAAGTCGCCCTAAGCAAAGGAGTTTCCCAAGAAGAAGCTGGGAACCTTGTGTCAGATGTTTTAGCTAGTACATTCGCTCCGGGAGAAAAAGTTCCCGTAGCAGCAGTCGACATAGACGAAGAATAG
- a CDS encoding PIN/TRAM domain-containing protein: MAYFYKGLTAVLLSLVSFFVTQKQTQEFVFSGSSAGLVLVISLVLLFGETKLFPKLRGDVIFCVGVGALLGFSLAWFIGTIIRFEELNLALYLILGLFGARAGKSFAKEPGLSIFGGGGGGTASLVDPFGVGSIGKDEVRDKILDTSVVIDGRILDIADTHFIDGPLILPNFVLREIQLISDSSDPIKRARGRRGLEMLNKLQRKGSIEVKITYKDYSDTREVDAKLIKLARDTGGKIVTNDFNLNKVAELQGVKVLNLNTLANALKPVVLPGEELAIQVIKEGKDENQGIGYLEDGTMVVIENGGHLVGKEVKVTVTSIIQTAAGKMIFTKANGNSGFDKGERAPEKENRGGKGGERGEDRGNRYDRGDRGNEERGNRKDYQNKNQNRGNYQDRGDKNEGRGDDFGNRKDFQDQQQQQ; encoded by the coding sequence ATGGCGTATTTTTATAAAGGTCTAACGGCCGTCCTACTCTCCTTAGTGTCGTTCTTTGTAACGCAAAAACAGACTCAAGAGTTTGTATTCTCAGGCTCCAGTGCTGGGCTTGTACTCGTAATTTCTCTCGTACTTTTGTTCGGTGAAACTAAACTATTTCCAAAACTTCGCGGTGACGTTATTTTTTGTGTTGGAGTGGGAGCTCTATTGGGATTCTCACTTGCTTGGTTTATTGGAACTATCATCCGTTTCGAGGAATTGAATCTTGCATTGTACCTGATCCTAGGTCTTTTCGGAGCTAGAGCAGGTAAGTCTTTCGCAAAAGAACCTGGCCTTTCCATATTTGGAGGGGGCGGTGGAGGAACAGCTTCTCTAGTTGATCCGTTTGGCGTAGGCTCTATCGGTAAAGATGAAGTCAGAGACAAAATCCTAGATACTTCTGTTGTTATCGACGGAAGAATATTAGATATTGCTGATACACATTTTATCGATGGTCCTCTCATTCTTCCTAACTTCGTGTTAAGAGAGATCCAGCTTATTAGTGACTCTTCTGACCCAATTAAAAGAGCAAGAGGACGCCGTGGTTTGGAGATGTTGAACAAACTCCAAAGAAAAGGTTCCATTGAAGTTAAGATCACTTACAAAGATTATTCTGACACTAGAGAAGTTGATGCTAAGTTGATCAAACTTGCTAGAGACACCGGTGGAAAGATCGTAACTAACGATTTCAACTTGAACAAAGTTGCAGAACTCCAAGGAGTAAAAGTTCTTAACCTGAACACCTTGGCAAACGCATTAAAACCTGTTGTTCTTCCTGGCGAAGAATTGGCTATCCAAGTCATCAAAGAAGGAAAGGACGAAAACCAAGGTATCGGCTATTTAGAAGACGGAACCATGGTAGTGATAGAGAACGGCGGACATCTTGTTGGTAAAGAAGTGAAAGTTACTGTTACTTCTATCATCCAAACTGCTGCCGGAAAAATGATATTCACTAAAGCTAACGGAAACAGCGGCTTTGATAAAGGTGAACGCGCCCCTGAAAAAGAAAACAGAGGTGGTAAGGGCGGAGAACGCGGAGAAGATCGTGGAAACAGATACGATCGTGGTGACCGAGGAAACGAGGAAAGAGGCAATCGTAAAGATTACCAAAACAAAAACCAGAACCGTGGCAATTACCAAGACAGAGGCGATAAAAACGAAGGTCGCGGAGATGATTTCGGAAATCGTAAAGACTTCCAAGATCAGCAACAACAGCAATAA